In a single window of the Dreissena polymorpha isolate Duluth1 chromosome 3, UMN_Dpol_1.0, whole genome shotgun sequence genome:
- the LOC127873694 gene encoding uncharacterized protein LOC127873694 isoform X5 yields the protein MVQVDKSVNQDLFYSYLHLRSALEGSGYPERQPSPSRSSTSGSDHRQITLLERLQKTHPIWFLPKVGRNGAVHLLKDRDIGVFIVRASSQDKVMALSVQFPDPKGSPNIDHYLIQLVEAGYHLQGSARLFPSIPELIAYYCDHKEDLPHKLALPPAVLKARTIKELDSLAMLGQDFWTSAKYDSQSRSSSRSNLSEISSGMNKSQSEPISIKKSTVMAYSQSDAILRDNTPPKHSVIDFSSYLIQKPDRDINFTSVTSACQHSVTQQQDSVHTRCSESGFMRTFHQSKSESKLSSHVSSKTHHLVSTQHVTSKSHVTDKMSSFSSVSEDTNVGGSHEFVLHVNDKENRVDIRLSKRDSQVSVPYAKPNKFHHDTLVLSPQGFLQPTNSTEEYYWRSNLSDKMSDYEDIWKNNYADPKMGSVHSDIRQHLQPQLLSPKCVSKAQAFDLHDTEVFTENWHSDKCVIKDLNVSLDKLDMSKDATKQEETVITSKTVTTTQSANSSVVTKKVCTVRPDVNRLEPLASSSKQSNDKNITDTEKCSEVQTVQDKESDLESDNSNGCHSEADDADTEDCDDRPMITSVQTQTSPVCKLKSPSFGKSISTNSLSTMRSPIYTEPFDAISQDDKDKKGPKQMAKKIRRQSAPAVGVGQRRRPSTDCHKLTPVSGETIDTDEIKVSENNEHDSESTDDEDVFEISLELVQPSKHKSIENFETNPYGLAWVDSKLSPKEQAKPMPIPRKTKVSKNLLHTAVSNHRSMNEVTMKIDLWRQETLKNSTTNPDPLHFLAAFDENHNQANATLNKFPVYSKTVSDEHKVMYSEGSTAEDMITSRNPELTLRPMQPFQIYGPHSEYDNLNSNTNSPYVCSSMQSNGTLFHTPWEHGIAAKIMHISKQIDSPHNPVTSPPPCQAPPPLPAIDPHDRIRAWQVSSQKYAPCVPGNDDCESVEKRLSLASDLSAENLAIGIDHAQKSQSDKTIVNEKSTSHSETVTEKNSDSIPLFATDLHEKIVPALANPRLLHQLSRNRHPDRTVREYIIGLSKNRDTTFGSTIYNFIQCTLESHDTNPHNITRNVRQFMTGIKNYLVKHGEGELEDLIERERNQLGKDEILNIDAIIEGALHVCVIQPLKQHIYNLFVNEYTRNGSIRLLLANIKYARTKTSEEIGIQKGVAPPDGSTLDQVKHYFTKMQKSYSPLKKLEHLLSATSTIYKYVAQQPHSSCSPPVFGADDFLPVLIYVLIQCGIVSVEIEADYMWGLLHPSLLNGEGGYYLTSLSSAVLVLKNFKEMQESNAAQTQLGKLPSISDMQGFLKIAIPDEQRDTIMWRTLPVRPSMTTRDVCSLIAHKFKFTNPQDYGLYTLDNGEEHKLMDMECPQSLKAKRLAHNKECIFAYKRNAANIAWPKSVQ from the exons ATGGTACAAGTTGACAAATCTGTTAATCAGGACTTATTTTATTCATATCTCCATCTGCGATCA GCCCTGGAGGGGAGCGGTTATCCGGAGCGACAACCGAGCCCGAGTCGGTCATCAACGTCGGGATCCGACCACCGACAGATCACGCTGTTGGAGCGTCTGCAGAAGACACACCCGATATGGTTCCTTCCAAAAGTGGGGCGGAATGGGGCCGTCCATCTGCTCAAGGACAGGGATATCGGG GTTTTCATAGTTCGGGCGTCGAGCCAGGACAAGGTGATGGCCCTGTCTGTGCAATTTCCAGACCCCAAGGGCTCTCCGAACATAGATCACTACCTGATACAGCTTGTAGAGGCCGGGTACCATCTGCAGGGGTCTGCTCGACTCTTCCCCTCCATACCAGAACTGATAGCATACTACTGTGATCATAA GGAGGACCTCCCCCACAAGCTGGCGCTGCCCCCTGCTGTTCTGAAGGCTCGAACCATCAAGGAGCTTGACTCCCTCGCTATGCTAGGTCAAG ATTTTTGGACATCTGCTAAGTACGACAGCCAGAGTCGATCATCCAGTCGGTCTAATTTGTCGGAGATATCATCAGGGATGAACAAATCACAGAGCGAACCAATCAGCATTAAAAAGTCAACTGTGATGGCGTATAGCCAGTCAGATGCTATCCTCCGAGACAACACTCCCCCAAAACATTCTGTGATAGACTTTTCCTCTTACCTAATTCAAAAGCCTGACAGAGATATTAATTTTACATCAGTGACTTCTGCCTGTCAGCACAGTGTGACACAACAGCAAGACAGTGTTCATACCAGGTGTTCAGAAAGTGGATTTATGAGgacctttcaccagtcaaaaAGTGAATCAAAACTTAGTAGTCATGTGTcctcaaaaacacatcatttagTCTCAACGCAGCATGTGACTTCGAAAAGCCATGTAACAGATAAAATGTCAAGTTTCTCTTCAGTCTCTGAGGATACAAATGTAGGAGGAAGCCACGAGTTTGTGCTACATGTTAATGACAAGGAAAATAGAGTGGATATCAGGCTATCCAAACGGGATTCCCAGGTATCGGTTCCGTATGCTAAACCAAATAAATTTCATCATGACACTCTTGTGCTAAGTCCACAAGGATTTCTCCAGCCAACAAACAGTACGGAGGAATATTACTGGCGGAGCAATCTCTCTGACAAAATGAGTGATTACGAGGATATTTGGAAAAACAATTATGCAGATCCTAAAATGGGAAGTGTTCATTCGGATATTCGTCAGCATTTACAGCCTCAGCTTTTGAGTCCAAAATGTGTGTCAAAGGCTCAGGCATTTGACCTCCATGATACAGAAGTGTTCACTGAAAACTGGCACAGTGATAAATGTGTGATTAAAGACCTAAATGTCAGTCTGGATAAATTGGACATGAGTAAAGATGCTACAAAACAAGAGGAAACTGTGATCACAAGTAAGACAGTGACTACTACTCAAAGTGCTAATTCTTCTGTTGTTACCAAAAAAGTGTGCACTGTTCGACCTGATGTGAACCGTCTTGAACCATTAGCATCCAGTAGCAAACAAAGCAATGACAAAAATATTACAGACACTGAAAAGTGCTCCGAAGTGCAAACTGTGCAAGACAAGGAGAGTGACCTTGAATCAGACAATAGCAATGGTTGCCATAGTGAAGCAGACGATGCGGATACTGAGGACTGTGATGACAGACCTATGATTACTTCTGTTCAAACTCAGACCAGTCCAGTGTGCAAGTTAAAGAGCCCTTCGTTTGGAAAATCCATATCCACTAACTCATTATCCACCATGAGAAGTCCAATATACACTGAACCCTTTGATGCCATTAGTCAAGATGATAAGGACAAAAAAGGTCCAAAGCAGATGGCCAAAAAGATACGCAGACAGTCTGCACCCGCTGTCGGCGTGGGTCAAAGGCGAAGACCATCAACTGACTGTCATAAACTAACTCCTGTATCAGGAGAGACAATTGATACCGATGAAATTAAAGTGTCAGAAAATAACGAACACGATTCCGAATCTACAGATGATGAGGATGTGTTTGAAATATCTCTTGAACTTGTTCAGCCTTCAAAACACAAATCTATAGAAAATTTTGAGACCAATCCTTACGGACTGGCCTGGGTGGATAGTAAGCTTTCCCCAAAAGAGCAAGCAAAGCCAATGCCAATACCAAGaaaaacaaaagtgtcaaaaaaCTTATTGCACACTGCTGTCAGTAATCACAGGTCCATGAATGAAGTAACGATGAAAATAGACTTGTGGAGACAAGAAACTTTGAAAAACTCAACCACTAACCCTGACCCTCTACATTTCCTTGCTGCATTTGATGAAAATCATAATCAGGCGAATGCAACATTAAACAAGTTCCCAGTGTACAGCAAAACGGTATCAGACGAACACAAAGTGATGTACTCCGAAGGCTCTACTGCAGAGGACATGATCACGTCACGGAACCCTGAACTGACTCTCAGACCCATGCAGCCATTCCAAATCTATGGACCCCATTCTGAATATGACAATTTAAACAGTAACACTAACTCGCCATATGTTTGTTCTTCCATGCAAAGTAATGGGACTTTGTTTCACACGCCCTGGGAGCATGGAATTGCTGCTAAAATCATGCACATCAGTAAACAAATAGACTCTCCCCACAATCCTGTTACTTCCCCTCCCCCTTGCCAGGCCCCACCCCCTCTCCCTGCCATTGATCCTCATGACCGAATCAGGGCGTGGCAAGTGTCTAGTCAGAAATACGCCCCATGTGTTCCCGGAAATGATGATTGTGAAAGTGTGGAAAAACGTCTGAGTTTGGCATCAGATTTGTCTGCAGAGAACCTCGCAATAGGTATTGACCATGCTCAGAAAAGTCAATCAGACAAAACTATTGTGAATGAGAAATCCACATCACATTCTGAGACTGTTACAGAGAAGAATAGTGACAGCATTCCCTTGTTTGCAACGGACTTGCATGAAAAGATTGTACCTGCTTTAG CCAATCCTCGTCTACTCCATCAGTTGAGTCGCAATCGGCACCCAGACCGGACTGTGCGTGAATACATTATCGGTTTGTCTAAGAACCGGGACACGACGTTCGGCAGCACTATTTATAACTTCATACAGTGCACGCTGGAGAGTCACGATACCAACCCTCACAACATTACCAGAAAT GTGCGTCAGTTCATGACGGGAATCAAGAACTACCTAGTGAAGCATGGAGAGGGAGAGCTGGAGGACCTGATTGAGAGGGAAAGAAACCAG TTGGGAAAAGATGAGATTCTGAACATTGATGCCATCATAGAGGGGGCCCTTCACGTGTGTGTCATTCAGCCATTAAAGCAGCACATTTACAATCTATTTGTCAATGAATACACTAG AAATGGAAGCATTCGTCTATTGTTGGCTAACATAAAGTATGCAAGAACAAAAACTTCTGAAGAGATTGGAATTCAG AAGGGCGTTGCCCCTCCAGATGGCAGCACCCTTGACCAGGTGAAGCACTACTTCACCAAGATGCAGAAGTCCTACTCCCCGTTGAAGAAGCTGGAACACCTCCTGTCTGCTACCTCCACCATCTACAAATAT GTTGCCCAGCAACCCCACAGCTCTTGCTCCCCACCTGTGTTTGGGGCAGACGACTTCCTTCCCGTGCTGATCTACGTGCTGATCCAGTGTGGCATCGTCTCGGTGGAGATAGAGGCAGACTACATGTGGGGCCTGCTCCACCCCTCGCTGCTCAACGGCGAGGGGGGCTACTATCTCACCTCCCTCTCGTCGGCTGTGCTCGTCCTGAAGAACTTCAAGGAGATGCAGGAATCCAATGCCGCGCAGACCCAG TTAGGCAAACTGCCGAGCATAAGTGACATGCAGGGGTTCCTGAAGATTGCCATACCAGACGAGCAACGAGACACCATCATGTGGCGCACACTTCCAGTACGACCAAGCATGACCACTCGCGATGTCT GTTCATTGATTGCCCACAAGTTCAAGTTCACCAACCCACAGGACTATGGGCTCTACACATTGGATAATGGAGAAG aacACAAGTTGATGGACATGGAGTGCCCACAGAGCCTGAAGGCTAAACGTCTGGCTCACAACAAGGAGTGCATCTTCGCTTACAAGAGGAACGCAGCGAATATCGCATGGCCTAAATCAGTGCAGTGA
- the LOC127873694 gene encoding uncharacterized protein LOC127873694 isoform X6: MLGQDFWTSAKYDSQSRSSSRSNLSEISSGMNKSQSEPISIKKSTVMAYSQSDAILRDNTPPKHSVIDFSSYLIQKPDRDINFTSVTSACQHSVTQQQDSVHTRCSESGFMRTFHQSKSESKLSSHVSSKTHHLVSTQHVTSKSHVTDKMSSFSSVSEDTNVGGSHEFVLHVNDKENRVDIRLSKRDSQVSVPYAKPNKFHHDTLVLSPQGFLQPTNSTEEYYWRSNLSDKMSDYEDIWKNNYADPKMGSVHSDIRQHLQPQLLSPKCVSKAQAFDLHDTEVFTENWHSDKCVIKDLNVSLDKLDMSKDATKQEETVITSKTVTTTQSANSSVVTKKVCTVRPDVNRLEPLASSSKQSNDKNITDTEKCSEVQTVQDKESDLESDNSNGCHSEADDADTEDCDDRPMITSVQTQTSPVCKLKSPSFGKSISTNSLSTMRSPIYTEPFDAISQDDKDKKGPKQMAKKIRRQSAPAVGVGQRRRPSTDCHKLTPVSGETIDTDEIKVSENNEHDSESTDDEDVFEISLELVQPSKHKSIENFETNPYGLAWVDSKLSPKEQAKPMPIPRKTKVSKNLLHTAVSNHRSMNEVTMKIDLWRQETLKNSTTNPDPLHFLAAFDENHNQANATLNKFPVYSKTVSDEHKVMYSEGSTAEDMITSRNPELTLRPMQPFQIYGPHSEYDNLNSNTNSPYVCSSMQSNGTLFHTPWEHGIAAKIMHISKQIDSPHNPVTSPPPCQAPPPLPAIDPHDRIRAWQVSSQKYAPCVPGNDDCESVEKRLSLASDLSAENLAIGIDHAQKSQSDKTIVNEKSTSHSETVTEKNSDSIPLFATDLHEKIVPALANPRLLHQLSRNRHPDRTVREYIIGLSKNRDTTFGSTIYNFIQCTLESHDTNPHNITRNVRQFMTGIKNYLVKHGEGELEDLIERERNQLGKDEILNIDAIIEGALHVCVIQPLKQHIYNLFVNEYTRNGSIRLLLANIKYARTKTSEEIGIQKGVAPPDGSTLDQVKHYFTKMQKSYSPLKKLEHLLSATSTIYKYVAQQPHSSCSPPVFGADDFLPVLIYVLIQCGIVSVEIEADYMWGLLHPSLLNGEGGYYLTSLSSAVLVLKNFKEMQESNAAQTQLGKLPSISDMQGFLKIAIPDEQRDTIMWRTLPVRPSMTTRDVCSLIAHKFKFTNPQDYGLYTLDNGEEHKLMDMECPQSLKAKRLAHNKECIFAYKRNAANIAWPKSVQ, from the exons ATGCTAGGTCAAG ATTTTTGGACATCTGCTAAGTACGACAGCCAGAGTCGATCATCCAGTCGGTCTAATTTGTCGGAGATATCATCAGGGATGAACAAATCACAGAGCGAACCAATCAGCATTAAAAAGTCAACTGTGATGGCGTATAGCCAGTCAGATGCTATCCTCCGAGACAACACTCCCCCAAAACATTCTGTGATAGACTTTTCCTCTTACCTAATTCAAAAGCCTGACAGAGATATTAATTTTACATCAGTGACTTCTGCCTGTCAGCACAGTGTGACACAACAGCAAGACAGTGTTCATACCAGGTGTTCAGAAAGTGGATTTATGAGgacctttcaccagtcaaaaAGTGAATCAAAACTTAGTAGTCATGTGTcctcaaaaacacatcatttagTCTCAACGCAGCATGTGACTTCGAAAAGCCATGTAACAGATAAAATGTCAAGTTTCTCTTCAGTCTCTGAGGATACAAATGTAGGAGGAAGCCACGAGTTTGTGCTACATGTTAATGACAAGGAAAATAGAGTGGATATCAGGCTATCCAAACGGGATTCCCAGGTATCGGTTCCGTATGCTAAACCAAATAAATTTCATCATGACACTCTTGTGCTAAGTCCACAAGGATTTCTCCAGCCAACAAACAGTACGGAGGAATATTACTGGCGGAGCAATCTCTCTGACAAAATGAGTGATTACGAGGATATTTGGAAAAACAATTATGCAGATCCTAAAATGGGAAGTGTTCATTCGGATATTCGTCAGCATTTACAGCCTCAGCTTTTGAGTCCAAAATGTGTGTCAAAGGCTCAGGCATTTGACCTCCATGATACAGAAGTGTTCACTGAAAACTGGCACAGTGATAAATGTGTGATTAAAGACCTAAATGTCAGTCTGGATAAATTGGACATGAGTAAAGATGCTACAAAACAAGAGGAAACTGTGATCACAAGTAAGACAGTGACTACTACTCAAAGTGCTAATTCTTCTGTTGTTACCAAAAAAGTGTGCACTGTTCGACCTGATGTGAACCGTCTTGAACCATTAGCATCCAGTAGCAAACAAAGCAATGACAAAAATATTACAGACACTGAAAAGTGCTCCGAAGTGCAAACTGTGCAAGACAAGGAGAGTGACCTTGAATCAGACAATAGCAATGGTTGCCATAGTGAAGCAGACGATGCGGATACTGAGGACTGTGATGACAGACCTATGATTACTTCTGTTCAAACTCAGACCAGTCCAGTGTGCAAGTTAAAGAGCCCTTCGTTTGGAAAATCCATATCCACTAACTCATTATCCACCATGAGAAGTCCAATATACACTGAACCCTTTGATGCCATTAGTCAAGATGATAAGGACAAAAAAGGTCCAAAGCAGATGGCCAAAAAGATACGCAGACAGTCTGCACCCGCTGTCGGCGTGGGTCAAAGGCGAAGACCATCAACTGACTGTCATAAACTAACTCCTGTATCAGGAGAGACAATTGATACCGATGAAATTAAAGTGTCAGAAAATAACGAACACGATTCCGAATCTACAGATGATGAGGATGTGTTTGAAATATCTCTTGAACTTGTTCAGCCTTCAAAACACAAATCTATAGAAAATTTTGAGACCAATCCTTACGGACTGGCCTGGGTGGATAGTAAGCTTTCCCCAAAAGAGCAAGCAAAGCCAATGCCAATACCAAGaaaaacaaaagtgtcaaaaaaCTTATTGCACACTGCTGTCAGTAATCACAGGTCCATGAATGAAGTAACGATGAAAATAGACTTGTGGAGACAAGAAACTTTGAAAAACTCAACCACTAACCCTGACCCTCTACATTTCCTTGCTGCATTTGATGAAAATCATAATCAGGCGAATGCAACATTAAACAAGTTCCCAGTGTACAGCAAAACGGTATCAGACGAACACAAAGTGATGTACTCCGAAGGCTCTACTGCAGAGGACATGATCACGTCACGGAACCCTGAACTGACTCTCAGACCCATGCAGCCATTCCAAATCTATGGACCCCATTCTGAATATGACAATTTAAACAGTAACACTAACTCGCCATATGTTTGTTCTTCCATGCAAAGTAATGGGACTTTGTTTCACACGCCCTGGGAGCATGGAATTGCTGCTAAAATCATGCACATCAGTAAACAAATAGACTCTCCCCACAATCCTGTTACTTCCCCTCCCCCTTGCCAGGCCCCACCCCCTCTCCCTGCCATTGATCCTCATGACCGAATCAGGGCGTGGCAAGTGTCTAGTCAGAAATACGCCCCATGTGTTCCCGGAAATGATGATTGTGAAAGTGTGGAAAAACGTCTGAGTTTGGCATCAGATTTGTCTGCAGAGAACCTCGCAATAGGTATTGACCATGCTCAGAAAAGTCAATCAGACAAAACTATTGTGAATGAGAAATCCACATCACATTCTGAGACTGTTACAGAGAAGAATAGTGACAGCATTCCCTTGTTTGCAACGGACTTGCATGAAAAGATTGTACCTGCTTTAG CCAATCCTCGTCTACTCCATCAGTTGAGTCGCAATCGGCACCCAGACCGGACTGTGCGTGAATACATTATCGGTTTGTCTAAGAACCGGGACACGACGTTCGGCAGCACTATTTATAACTTCATACAGTGCACGCTGGAGAGTCACGATACCAACCCTCACAACATTACCAGAAAT GTGCGTCAGTTCATGACGGGAATCAAGAACTACCTAGTGAAGCATGGAGAGGGAGAGCTGGAGGACCTGATTGAGAGGGAAAGAAACCAG TTGGGAAAAGATGAGATTCTGAACATTGATGCCATCATAGAGGGGGCCCTTCACGTGTGTGTCATTCAGCCATTAAAGCAGCACATTTACAATCTATTTGTCAATGAATACACTAG AAATGGAAGCATTCGTCTATTGTTGGCTAACATAAAGTATGCAAGAACAAAAACTTCTGAAGAGATTGGAATTCAG AAGGGCGTTGCCCCTCCAGATGGCAGCACCCTTGACCAGGTGAAGCACTACTTCACCAAGATGCAGAAGTCCTACTCCCCGTTGAAGAAGCTGGAACACCTCCTGTCTGCTACCTCCACCATCTACAAATAT GTTGCCCAGCAACCCCACAGCTCTTGCTCCCCACCTGTGTTTGGGGCAGACGACTTCCTTCCCGTGCTGATCTACGTGCTGATCCAGTGTGGCATCGTCTCGGTGGAGATAGAGGCAGACTACATGTGGGGCCTGCTCCACCCCTCGCTGCTCAACGGCGAGGGGGGCTACTATCTCACCTCCCTCTCGTCGGCTGTGCTCGTCCTGAAGAACTTCAAGGAGATGCAGGAATCCAATGCCGCGCAGACCCAG TTAGGCAAACTGCCGAGCATAAGTGACATGCAGGGGTTCCTGAAGATTGCCATACCAGACGAGCAACGAGACACCATCATGTGGCGCACACTTCCAGTACGACCAAGCATGACCACTCGCGATGTCT GTTCATTGATTGCCCACAAGTTCAAGTTCACCAACCCACAGGACTATGGGCTCTACACATTGGATAATGGAGAAG aacACAAGTTGATGGACATGGAGTGCCCACAGAGCCTGAAGGCTAAACGTCTGGCTCACAACAAGGAGTGCATCTTCGCTTACAAGAGGAACGCAGCGAATATCGCATGGCCTAAATCAGTGCAGTGA